A genomic segment from Streptosporangium roseum DSM 43021 encodes:
- a CDS encoding MFS transporter, with protein sequence MTSADVSPPGTAPDASPSPVRGWLAVLAVTLGIFALMTSELLPVGLLTPIGTALDVSEGTAALMVTVPGLVAAVAAPLVTVATARIDRRLVLALLIGMVGAANLASASATSFAVVLLARFLIGISVGGFWSLAGAMALRLVPKHHVARATAVVFGGVETASVLGVPAGTLVGDLSDWRTAFAAVGVLGLISLACMVAVMPKLAPESTMTFADLPRVFRTHLAVRVGIAMTFLVITGHFTAYTFVRPILQDDGVADGMISVLLLVFGIAGICGNFIAGALITKRLRQTVCGISVLLAAAMATLAVADHTTFSAAATLVVWGLGYGAVPVTFQTWILNAAPTATEAASSLYVSMFNLSIALGALVGGLTVDAASTVGVLWIGGVLAILVLPIVGGRPRDMAPRPAPPG encoded by the coding sequence GTGACATCCGCCGACGTCTCGCCACCGGGCACAGCCCCGGACGCGAGCCCCTCACCGGTCCGGGGCTGGCTCGCGGTCCTTGCCGTGACGCTGGGAATCTTCGCCCTGATGACCTCCGAACTGCTGCCCGTCGGGCTGCTCACCCCGATCGGCACCGCACTGGACGTCTCCGAGGGCACCGCCGCGCTCATGGTCACCGTGCCCGGCCTGGTCGCCGCCGTCGCGGCACCGCTGGTCACCGTGGCCACCGCCAGGATCGACCGCCGGCTGGTGCTGGCCCTGCTGATCGGTATGGTGGGCGCGGCCAACCTCGCCTCCGCCTCTGCCACGAGCTTCGCCGTCGTCCTCCTCGCCCGCTTCCTGATCGGCATCAGCGTCGGCGGCTTCTGGTCCCTGGCCGGCGCCATGGCCCTGCGTCTGGTGCCGAAGCACCATGTCGCGCGCGCCACCGCCGTCGTCTTCGGCGGCGTCGAGACCGCCTCCGTGCTGGGTGTGCCCGCGGGCACCCTGGTCGGTGACCTCAGCGACTGGCGGACCGCGTTCGCGGCCGTGGGCGTGCTCGGCCTGATCTCGCTGGCCTGCATGGTCGCCGTCATGCCGAAGCTGGCACCGGAGAGCACGATGACGTTCGCGGACCTGCCGCGGGTGTTCCGGACACACCTCGCCGTGCGCGTCGGCATCGCCATGACCTTCCTGGTCATCACCGGGCACTTCACCGCCTACACGTTCGTGCGGCCCATCCTCCAGGACGACGGTGTGGCGGACGGCATGATCAGTGTGCTGCTGCTGGTCTTCGGGATCGCCGGCATCTGCGGCAACTTCATCGCCGGCGCGCTGATCACCAAGCGTCTCCGGCAGACCGTGTGCGGCATCTCCGTGCTCCTGGCCGCGGCCATGGCCACCCTCGCGGTGGCCGACCACACCACCTTCTCGGCGGCCGCGACCCTCGTCGTCTGGGGCCTGGGCTACGGCGCCGTCCCGGTCACCTTCCAGACCTGGATCCTGAACGCCGCACCGACCGCCACCGAGGCTGCCTCCTCGCTGTACGTGTCGATGTTCAACCTGTCGATCGCCCTGGGCGCCCTTGTCGGCGGCCTGACGGTCGACGCCGCCTCAACGGTGGGCGTGCTGTGGATCGGTGGAGTGCTGGCCATCCTGGTGCTGCCGATCGTCGGCGGCAGGCCTCGCGACATGGCTCCCCGCCCGGCTCCGCCCGGGTGA
- a CDS encoding carboxymuconolactone decarboxylase family protein, whose protein sequence is MTNVAIPARMNLSLVAPKVFKAVLALDAVARQGLDPVLVELVQIRASQVNRCAYCIDYHTGDARRAGESEARIYQLSAWHESSLYTAKERAALALTEAMTLLPQGITDAVYDEAARHFDDKELAQLIALIFTVNAWNRMNVTTRKTPGTE, encoded by the coding sequence ATGACGAATGTTGCCATTCCCGCACGTATGAACCTCTCGCTCGTCGCCCCCAAGGTCTTCAAGGCCGTGCTGGCCCTGGACGCCGTGGCCCGCCAGGGGCTGGACCCGGTCCTGGTCGAGCTGGTGCAGATCCGCGCCTCCCAGGTCAACCGGTGCGCGTACTGCATCGACTACCACACCGGCGACGCCCGCCGGGCGGGTGAGAGCGAAGCGCGCATCTACCAGCTGAGCGCGTGGCATGAGTCCAGCCTCTACACCGCCAAGGAGCGCGCGGCCCTCGCCCTGACCGAGGCGATGACCTTGCTTCCCCAAGGGATCACGGACGCGGTGTATGACGAGGCCGCGCGGCATTTCGACGACAAAGAACTCGCCCAGCTCATCGCGCTGATCTTCACGGTCAACGCCTGGAACCGCATGAACGTGACCACCCGCAAGACCCCCGGCACCGAGTAG
- a CDS encoding PLP-dependent aminotransferase family protein → MSSPGAEGGSDLHLELAGVGGARVRLMRALREAIHSGRLAPGTRLPPYRTLALDLGIARNTVAAAYSELVEEGWLTSRQGSGTHVAHRAAPLEPGRRRSPARPSRLRIIHDLMPSSPDAAAFPRSSWSASARRALAGAPNDAFGVGDPRGRLELRQALVEYLARTRGVRTKADHVVICSGFAHGLRLVCHVLRGSIAVESYGLDFHRSILTEAGLKTVPLTVDIHGARIEDLPATGAQAVLLTPAHQYPTGGALHPQRRAAVIDWARATGGLLLEDDYDGEFRYDREPVGAVQGLDPDRVVYFGSTSKSLSPALRLGWMALPGRLVDDILAAKGSRELWSGVMDQVTLADFVAGGAYDRQLRRMRGIYRRRRDLLTAMLAERAPHITVSGIAAGLHAVLELPPGTEQAALRAARRLGIALDGLGPYLHPGSTMPPRDGLVIGYGTPPEHAVTAALEALCLALPDPP, encoded by the coding sequence TTGAGCAGCCCCGGCGCGGAAGGCGGCAGCGACCTTCATCTGGAGCTCGCCGGCGTCGGCGGCGCGCGCGTGCGGTTGATGCGGGCCCTGCGCGAGGCGATCCACTCGGGACGGCTGGCGCCCGGTACCCGGCTTCCGCCCTACCGCACCCTCGCCCTCGACCTGGGAATCGCCCGCAACACCGTCGCCGCCGCGTACTCCGAACTCGTCGAGGAAGGCTGGCTCACGTCCCGTCAGGGTTCCGGCACGCACGTCGCGCACCGCGCCGCACCTCTGGAACCCGGCCGCCGGCGCTCCCCCGCGCGTCCGTCCCGCCTGCGGATCATCCACGACCTGATGCCAAGCTCCCCTGACGCGGCCGCCTTCCCGCGCTCGTCCTGGAGCGCCTCGGCCCGGCGCGCGCTGGCAGGCGCGCCCAACGACGCCTTCGGCGTCGGCGATCCCCGTGGCCGGCTGGAGTTGCGCCAGGCGCTGGTGGAATACCTGGCGCGGACCAGAGGCGTGCGCACCAAGGCGGACCACGTCGTGATCTGCTCGGGCTTCGCGCACGGGCTGCGGCTGGTGTGCCACGTGCTGCGCGGCAGCATCGCGGTCGAGTCGTACGGACTCGACTTCCACCGCTCCATTCTCACCGAGGCGGGACTGAAGACCGTGCCGCTCACCGTGGACATCCACGGCGCACGGATCGAGGACCTTCCGGCCACGGGCGCGCAAGCCGTCCTGCTGACGCCGGCCCATCAGTACCCCACGGGGGGAGCCCTGCACCCGCAGCGCCGGGCCGCGGTCATCGACTGGGCACGCGCCACGGGGGGTCTGCTGCTCGAGGACGACTACGACGGCGAGTTCCGTTACGACCGCGAGCCGGTCGGCGCCGTGCAGGGGCTCGATCCGGACCGCGTCGTCTACTTCGGCTCGACGAGCAAGAGCCTGTCGCCCGCGCTCCGGCTCGGCTGGATGGCGTTGCCCGGCCGGCTGGTGGACGACATCCTGGCCGCCAAGGGCTCGCGCGAACTCTGGTCGGGCGTCATGGACCAGGTCACCCTCGCCGACTTCGTCGCCGGCGGCGCCTACGACCGTCAGCTGCGGCGGATGCGCGGGATCTACCGGCGCCGCCGTGACCTGCTCACGGCCATGCTCGCCGAACGCGCCCCGCACATCACCGTCAGCGGCATCGCCGCGGGCCTGCACGCCGTCCTCGAGCTTCCCCCGGGCACCGAGCAGGCCGCTCTCCGCGCCGCGCGCCGCCTCGGCATCGCTCTGGACGGCTTGGGCCCCTATCTGCACCCCGGCAGCACGATGCCGCCCCGCGACGGCCTGGTCATCGGATACGGCACACCACCCGAGCACGCGGTCACAGCCGCCCTGGAAGCCCTGTGTCTCGCCTTGCCCGACCCTCCGTAG
- a CDS encoding cupin domain-containing protein — MSNGPIDLGNALASFDALWSPRIVTRVNDYDVRVAKVEGEHIWHVHDDTDEFFLVLDGELYISLRESRGERTVHLPKGAVFTVPKGTEHKPHAPAGAAILLFEPTGTPTVGDRHAEIPDHIDVTTGHLLDA; from the coding sequence ATGAGCAACGGACCCATCGACCTTGGCAACGCCCTGGCCTCCTTTGACGCGCTGTGGAGCCCCCGAATCGTCACGCGCGTCAACGACTACGACGTACGCGTCGCGAAGGTAGAGGGGGAGCACATCTGGCACGTCCACGACGACACCGACGAGTTCTTCCTCGTGCTCGACGGGGAACTGTACATCTCCTTGCGTGAGTCCCGCGGGGAGCGGACCGTCCACCTCCCCAAAGGCGCGGTCTTCACCGTCCCCAAAGGCACCGAGCACAAGCCGCACGCCCCCGCCGGCGCCGCGATTCTCCTGTTCGAGCCCACCGGGACACCGACGGTCGGTGATCGCCACGCCGAGATCCCCGACCACATCGACGTGACGACAGGGCACCTGCTCGACGCCTGA
- a CDS encoding GlxA family transcriptional regulator: MSQDSSHDGRAADLHRVVVIVDENSNPFELGCMTEVFGLRRPELGRDLYDFRLCSPEPRTLMRDAFFTLTGVAGLEAAESADTLIVPNRPDVEVPRRPIVLDAVRRAHRRGTRLVGLCSGAFTLAEAGVLDGRRATAHWQWVDAFRARFPSVRLEEDVLFVDDGDILTAAGSAAALDLGLHIVRRDHGAEVANSVSRRLVFTAHRDGGQRQFIERPVPDLPDESLAPILAWAQERLDSPLTVSDLAARASVSHATLHRRFRAQLSTTPLAWLTGERVALACRLIERGETHLEVVARHSGLGTAANLRALMRRQTGLTPSAYRQRFGAGAARQRPLPPRPARPAAPLPAS, encoded by the coding sequence ATGTCGCAAGATTCCTCGCACGACGGTCGCGCGGCGGACCTGCACCGGGTCGTCGTGATCGTGGACGAGAACTCCAACCCCTTCGAGCTCGGCTGTATGACCGAGGTCTTCGGCCTGCGCAGGCCCGAGCTTGGCCGCGATCTCTACGACTTCCGCCTCTGCTCGCCCGAACCCCGCACCCTCATGCGAGACGCCTTCTTCACCCTGACCGGAGTCGCCGGACTGGAGGCGGCCGAGTCGGCGGACACGTTGATCGTCCCCAACCGCCCCGACGTCGAGGTGCCGCGCCGCCCGATCGTGCTGGACGCCGTACGGCGGGCGCACAGGCGCGGTACGCGTCTTGTCGGCTTGTGCAGCGGAGCTTTCACCCTCGCCGAGGCCGGGGTCCTCGACGGGCGCCGGGCCACCGCCCACTGGCAGTGGGTGGACGCCTTTCGTGCCCGCTTCCCCTCCGTGCGGCTCGAGGAAGACGTGCTGTTCGTCGACGACGGCGACATCCTCACCGCCGCCGGTAGCGCGGCCGCTCTCGACCTCGGGCTGCATATCGTCCGCCGCGACCACGGCGCCGAGGTCGCCAATTCCGTCAGCCGGCGGCTGGTCTTCACCGCGCACCGGGACGGCGGGCAGCGGCAGTTCATCGAGCGCCCGGTGCCCGACCTGCCGGACGAGTCCCTGGCGCCGATCCTGGCATGGGCGCAGGAGCGGCTGGACTCACCGCTCACGGTCTCCGACCTCGCGGCGCGCGCCTCGGTCAGCCACGCGACACTGCACCGGCGCTTCCGGGCACAGCTGAGCACGACGCCGCTGGCATGGCTCACGGGGGAACGGGTCGCCCTGGCCTGCCGGCTGATCGAGCGGGGTGAGACACACCTGGAGGTGGTGGCACGGCACAGCGGGCTGGGCACCGCCGCCAACCTGCGCGCGCTGATGCGCCGCCAGACAGGGCTCACCCCGTCGGCGTACCGGCAGCGGTTCGGAGCTGGAGCGGCCCGTCAGCGACCGCTTCCGCCCCGCCCGGCTCGCCCTGCCGCACCACTTCCGGCAAGCTAG
- a CDS encoding TetR/AcrR family transcriptional regulator, producing MPRVADHDQRRAQIARAFQRLLAAEGFAGVSFSRVAAEAGISVGLIQHYFTGKDVLLHFAYEDAVSRMSERVRARVRHGEAARLPMAEVLLDGLAELLPLDEERDVEYRVRQGLQAQALHHLGLADVARQAGGDILEYVTMAVRTGMERGEVEPDVDAVPAARMILATVQGLADQVALSGADAFSARDVLRRAVATVFTGRCGSPDR from the coding sequence GTGCCACGGGTTGCCGATCATGATCAGCGTCGCGCCCAGATCGCGCGGGCGTTCCAGCGGCTGCTCGCCGCGGAGGGGTTCGCGGGCGTCTCGTTCTCGCGGGTGGCGGCCGAGGCGGGCATCTCGGTCGGGCTCATCCAGCACTACTTCACCGGCAAGGACGTGCTGCTCCACTTCGCCTACGAAGACGCCGTGAGCCGTATGAGCGAGCGGGTGCGAGCACGCGTCCGCCACGGCGAGGCCGCCCGTCTCCCGATGGCGGAGGTGCTGCTCGACGGCCTGGCCGAACTGTTGCCGCTCGACGAGGAGCGGGACGTCGAGTACCGCGTCCGGCAGGGTCTGCAGGCTCAGGCGCTGCATCACCTCGGTCTCGCCGACGTCGCCCGGCAGGCAGGCGGTGACATCCTCGAATACGTCACGATGGCGGTCCGGACCGGCATGGAACGCGGTGAGGTCGAGCCCGATGTCGACGCCGTGCCGGCCGCCCGCATGATCCTCGCGACCGTGCAAGGTCTGGCCGATCAGGTCGCGCTCTCGGGCGCGGACGCGTTCTCGGCACGTGACGTGCTGCGCCGGGCCGTCGCCACGGTGTTCACCGGGCGTTGCGGTTCTCCCGATCGCTGA
- a CDS encoding cytochrome P450 translates to MADIVERYNIPAQHFWLHGPRSRQPVEYDADAGMWNVYGHPELQEILGDPATFSSDTMRLIPKDLMPGIEEFSMAGFITQIDPPEHGKLRKLVSNAFTRKVVADLEPRIAALTHELLDAAHDRGRLELVTDLAYPLPVIVIAELLGVPSSDRALFKQWADALFQRDAKISLAKPAEQQDVDLQATLKPWKEMSAYLAGHAAERRRQPRADLLTRLVEAEVDGERLPDEEVVNFAIILLLAGHITTTMLLGNTVLCLDAFPEQQDKVRADRSSIPAVIEESLRLFTPFAALGRATTRDVELGGVTIPADHMVMAWLGAANRDPRQFPDPDVFDPGRDPNPHLGFGRGIHFCLGAPLARLEGRVALNILLDRVDPLRTDPDDPVEFMPTPTMTGVRRLPLI, encoded by the coding sequence ATGGCCGACATCGTCGAGCGGTACAACATCCCCGCACAGCACTTCTGGCTGCATGGGCCGCGATCGCGCCAACCGGTCGAGTACGACGCCGACGCCGGCATGTGGAACGTCTACGGCCACCCCGAACTGCAGGAGATCCTCGGCGATCCCGCGACGTTCTCCTCCGACACCATGCGCCTGATCCCCAAGGACCTGATGCCGGGCATCGAGGAATTCTCGATGGCCGGCTTCATCACCCAGATCGACCCGCCGGAGCACGGCAAGCTGCGCAAGCTGGTCAGCAACGCCTTCACCCGGAAGGTCGTCGCGGATCTCGAACCGAGGATCGCCGCCCTCACCCACGAACTGCTCGACGCGGCACACGATCGCGGCCGGTTGGAACTGGTGACCGATCTGGCCTATCCGCTCCCGGTCATCGTCATCGCCGAACTGCTGGGGGTGCCCAGCAGCGATCGCGCCCTGTTCAAACAATGGGCCGATGCGCTGTTCCAGCGCGACGCCAAGATCTCACTGGCCAAACCCGCCGAACAACAGGACGTGGACCTGCAGGCCACGCTGAAGCCGTGGAAGGAGATGTCGGCCTATCTCGCCGGCCACGCCGCGGAGCGCAGGCGACAGCCGCGCGCCGACCTGCTCACCAGGCTGGTCGAGGCCGAGGTGGACGGCGAACGCCTGCCCGACGAGGAGGTGGTCAACTTCGCGATCATCCTGCTGCTCGCCGGGCACATCACCACGACGATGCTGCTCGGCAACACGGTGCTGTGCCTGGACGCCTTCCCCGAGCAGCAGGACAAGGTGCGGGCCGACCGATCCTCGATCCCGGCCGTCATCGAGGAATCCCTGCGCCTGTTCACCCCGTTCGCCGCCCTCGGCCGCGCCACCACCCGCGACGTCGAGCTCGGCGGCGTGACGATACCGGCCGATCACATGGTCATGGCCTGGCTCGGAGCGGCCAACAGGGACCCCCGGCAGTTCCCCGACCCCGACGTCTTCGACCCCGGTCGCGACCCCAACCCGCATCTCGGGTTCGGCCGCGGCATCCACTTCTGCCTAGGCGCCCCCTTGGCCCGGCTGGAGGGACGGGTCGCCCTGAACATCCTGCTCGACCGCGTCGACCCTCTGCGCACCGATCCGGACGACCCCGTGGAGTTCATGCCCACGCCGACCATGACAGGGGTGCGCCGCCTCCCGTTGATCTGA
- a CDS encoding DUF3817 domain-containing protein: protein MATAPSVSAEKNIERAPAVLACGEHRAARAVTDIEDETSLSNVTAHRIVRALCSGGLPAQDVAPALLPHCPLQPVEYARYSGKKGWGMLRWFRIVAVAEACSWAGLLVGMFFKYVTAAGDLGVKVFGPIHGAMFVLYALGVMLSAREAGWSRGAVVLGLACAVPPFTSLWFERRMAARTAATQPA, encoded by the coding sequence ATGGCCACCGCGCCGAGCGTTTCGGCGGAAAAAAATATCGAACGCGCGCCGGCCGTACTGGCCTGCGGCGAGCACCGCGCGGCGCGCGCTGTCACCGACATCGAGGACGAAACCAGTCTCAGCAACGTGACAGCTCACCGCATTGTGCGTGCTCTCTGCAGCGGCGGGCTGCCGGCGCAGGACGTCGCCCCGGCCCTCCTCCCGCACTGTCCTCTACAGCCTGTAGAGTATGCGCGGTATTCAGGGAAGAAGGGGTGGGGCATGCTGCGCTGGTTCCGGATCGTGGCGGTGGCCGAGGCGTGCTCGTGGGCGGGCCTGCTGGTCGGGATGTTCTTCAAGTACGTGACCGCGGCCGGGGATCTCGGTGTGAAGGTGTTCGGGCCCATCCACGGGGCGATGTTCGTGCTTTACGCGCTCGGAGTGATGCTCTCCGCGCGGGAGGCGGGCTGGAGCAGGGGCGCAGTGGTGCTGGGCCTGGCGTGCGCGGTGCCGCCCTTCACCTCGCTGTGGTTCGAACGGCGCATGGCGGCGCGCACAGCGGCCACGCAACCCGCCTGA
- a CDS encoding NAD(P)-dependent oxidoreductase: protein MRLTVFGATGGTGRHLVRQALDAGHEVTAVVRDPARLPIDHPALDIVVADIFDAVSLKPTLDGHDAAVSVLGPRGRTDTTPVCSAAISAILEAMAATGVGRVVALSAQPVLRTGAGEPIWFRLTVRPLIRRIYRDVYADLDRMEGTLAAGTADWTVLRPPYLTGKPATGRYRAATEANVPGSMTRPDLARAILDVLQDPATIRHAIGVAGPR from the coding sequence ATGCGATTGACCGTTTTCGGTGCCACCGGCGGCACCGGCCGCCACCTCGTCCGGCAGGCGCTGGATGCCGGACATGAGGTGACAGCCGTCGTACGTGACCCGGCCCGCCTGCCGATCGACCATCCGGCCCTGGATATCGTCGTGGCGGACATTTTCGACGCCGTTTCGCTCAAGCCCACCCTGGACGGTCACGACGCCGCGGTGTCTGTCCTTGGCCCGCGCGGACGCACGGACACCACGCCCGTGTGCTCGGCCGCGATCAGCGCGATCCTCGAGGCGATGGCGGCGACCGGTGTCGGGCGGGTGGTCGCCCTCAGCGCCCAGCCGGTGTTGCGCACGGGCGCGGGTGAGCCGATCTGGTTCCGGCTCACCGTCCGGCCCCTGATCCGGAGGATCTATCGCGACGTCTACGCCGACCTCGACCGGATGGAAGGGACGCTGGCCGCCGGCACGGCCGACTGGACCGTGCTGCGCCCCCCGTACCTCACCGGCAAGCCCGCCACCGGCCGCTACCGCGCCGCCACGGAGGCCAACGTGCCGGGCAGCATGACCCGGCCAGACCTCGCCCGCGCGATCCTCGACGTCCTTCAGGACCCGGCGACGATCCGGCATGCCATCGGGGTCGCGGGCCCGCGCTGA
- a CDS encoding permease prefix domain 1-containing protein, with protein MTAGAARAGKVAAGTSVIDDYVDRLYRMLKGPSHAKRDLLAEARDGLLDATEALERRGLGRVEAERRAVREFGLLSEIAHGYQRELSVQAMEFTCD; from the coding sequence GTGACGGCAGGAGCGGCCAGGGCCGGGAAGGTCGCGGCAGGGACGAGCGTCATCGACGACTACGTGGACCGCCTGTACCGCATGCTGAAGGGTCCGTCTCATGCGAAGCGCGATCTCCTTGCCGAGGCGCGTGACGGCCTGCTCGATGCGACGGAGGCCCTGGAACGGCGTGGGCTCGGCCGCGTGGAGGCGGAGCGGAGGGCCGTGCGCGAGTTCGGCCTGCTCAGCGAGATCGCGCACGGTTATCAGAGGGAATTGTCTGTTCAAGCTATGGAGTTCACATGCGATTGA
- a CDS encoding helix-turn-helix domain-containing protein — protein MDVEQPSRVGTLLREWRQRRRLSQLDLANLADTSARHLSYMENGRARPSRRMLLRLSVALDVPLRERNTLLLAADYAPAYRESSLDDDYMASIRSALETMLTAHEPYPAVVVDRLWNVLQGNRAMGVLMDGIPPHLLEPRPNVFRLALHPDGLAARLANLGEVRELFLERLSHQVNATGDTELHALYEEVSRYPTSEDTPAALPSRHRQSPIQVPLRIRTPFGELAMFSTMATFGAPADVTLSELAIELFYPLDDFTANALRALPRDGA, from the coding sequence ATGGATGTGGAACAGCCTTCCCGTGTGGGAACCCTGCTGCGGGAGTGGCGACAGCGTCGCAGGCTCAGCCAGCTCGATCTCGCCAATCTGGCCGACACCTCGGCGCGCCACCTGTCCTACATGGAGAACGGCCGCGCCCGTCCGAGCCGGAGGATGCTGCTGCGTCTGTCAGTCGCCCTCGACGTGCCCCTGCGCGAGCGCAACACCCTGCTGCTGGCCGCCGACTACGCCCCCGCCTACCGGGAAAGCAGCCTCGACGACGACTACATGGCCTCGATCCGCTCGGCGCTGGAGACCATGCTGACGGCCCATGAGCCGTACCCCGCCGTCGTGGTCGACCGCCTCTGGAACGTGCTGCAGGGCAACCGCGCCATGGGCGTGCTCATGGACGGCATCCCGCCGCACCTGCTGGAGCCACGGCCGAACGTGTTCCGGCTGGCCCTGCACCCCGACGGGCTGGCCGCGCGGCTGGCCAACCTGGGGGAGGTGAGGGAGCTCTTCCTCGAACGGCTGTCACACCAGGTCAACGCCACCGGGGACACCGAGCTCCACGCGCTCTACGAGGAGGTGTCGCGCTACCCCACTTCGGAAGACACCCCAGCCGCCCTGCCCTCGCGACACCGGCAGAGCCCGATCCAGGTGCCCTTGAGAATCCGCACCCCGTTCGGCGAGCTGGCGATGTTCAGCACCATGGCCACCTTCGGCGCTCCGGCCGATGTGACGCTGTCGGAGCTGGCGATCGAGCTCTTCTATCCCCTCGACGACTTCACCGCCAACGCCCTGCGCGCCCTGCCGCGTGACGGCGCTTGA
- a CDS encoding helix-turn-helix transcriptional regulator: protein MPKTSARLLSLLSLLQARRDWPGALLAERLDISPRTVRRDVDRLRELGYPIVAFKGPDGGYRLDAGTELPPLLFDDEQAVALAVALQTAATTGAGIEEAAARALNTVRQVMPARLRHRIDALQVTAVERSAIRPDPQVDSSVLMALSAAVHAREVLRFDYTPASPPGVDDNGVQTPSRRVQPHHLVTRGGRWYLVAWDLDREDWRIFRADRIIPRTPAGPRFTPRELPGGEVAAFVAGRFRGSDGSGDWPCRGEVILDLPAAAVSRHTRDGIVEELGPNRCRLVLGSWSWPGLAAAIGGFDADIEVVGPAELRDAFARLARRYADAAADAPGTVRRT from the coding sequence ATGCCGAAGACCTCAGCGCGACTGCTCTCGTTGCTCTCGCTGCTTCAGGCGCGCCGGGACTGGCCGGGGGCGCTGCTGGCCGAGCGGCTGGACATCAGCCCGCGCACTGTGCGCCGTGATGTCGACCGCCTGCGCGAGCTCGGCTATCCCATAGTGGCCTTCAAGGGGCCTGACGGGGGATACCGGCTCGACGCCGGTACGGAGCTGCCTCCGTTGCTGTTCGACGATGAGCAGGCCGTCGCTCTGGCCGTCGCACTCCAGACCGCCGCCACCACCGGTGCCGGGATCGAGGAAGCCGCGGCGCGTGCGCTGAACACCGTCCGGCAGGTCATGCCCGCGCGGCTGCGCCACCGGATCGACGCCCTTCAGGTCACCGCTGTCGAGCGGTCCGCGATCCGACCGGATCCGCAGGTCGACAGCAGCGTGCTCATGGCGCTCAGCGCCGCCGTCCACGCCCGAGAGGTGCTGCGCTTCGACTACACCCCCGCATCCCCGCCGGGGGTGGACGACAACGGTGTGCAGACCCCGTCGCGCCGGGTGCAGCCCCATCATCTCGTCACCCGGGGTGGGCGCTGGTATCTCGTCGCCTGGGACCTCGATCGCGAGGACTGGCGTATCTTCCGTGCCGACCGGATCATCCCGCGCACTCCCGCAGGGCCTCGCTTCACCCCGCGCGAGCTGCCCGGAGGTGAGGTGGCAGCTTTCGTGGCCGGCAGGTTCCGGGGTTCCGACGGCTCTGGTGACTGGCCCTGCCGCGGCGAGGTGATCCTGGACCTGCCCGCCGCCGCCGTGTCCCGCCACACCCGTGACGGGATCGTCGAGGAGCTCGGCCCGAATCGTTGCCGGCTCGTTCTGGGCTCATGGTCATGGCCTGGTCTGGCCGCCGCCATCGGCGGGTTCGACGCCGACATCGAGGTCGTCGGCCCGGCCGAGCTCAGGGATGCCTTCGCGCGCCTGGCCCGCCGCTATGCCGACGCGGCGGCCGACGCACCCGGTACGGTCAGGCGCACATGA
- a CDS encoding DinB family protein → MTATTDTATSPTLDAERADLLDQLGAARSALLTTVRGLSDDQAGERPTVSALCLGGLVKHVASMEENWLRFAVEGPSAMRYDLPEGVTWEDFAAGTAREYPQWAIDHQNDFQMLPGETLTGILQQYERVAARTAEIIAALPDLSATHPLPEAPWNEPGAVRSVRRVLTHLIAETAQHAGHADILRETLDGA, encoded by the coding sequence ATGACCGCCACCACCGACACCGCGACATCCCCCACCCTCGACGCCGAACGGGCCGATCTGCTCGACCAGCTCGGGGCCGCGCGATCCGCCCTGCTCACCACCGTGCGCGGGCTCAGCGACGACCAGGCGGGCGAGCGCCCGACAGTCAGCGCGCTGTGCTTGGGCGGCCTGGTCAAGCACGTCGCATCCATGGAGGAGAACTGGCTGCGGTTCGCGGTCGAGGGCCCCTCCGCCATGCGCTACGACCTGCCCGAGGGCGTGACCTGGGAGGACTTCGCGGCAGGCACCGCCCGCGAGTACCCCCAGTGGGCGATCGACCACCAGAACGACTTCCAGATGCTGCCCGGCGAGACACTGACCGGCATCCTCCAGCAGTATGAGCGGGTCGCCGCCCGGACCGCCGAGATCATCGCCGCGCTCCCCGACCTGTCGGCCACCCACCCGCTGCCGGAAGCACCGTGGAACGAGCCGGGAGCGGTGCGCAGTGTCCGCCGCGTGCTGACGCACCTCATCGCCGAGACCGCCCAGCACGCCGGGCACGCGGACATCCTGCGAGAGACGCTCGACGGAGCCTGA